Proteins encoded together in one Bacteroidales bacterium window:
- a CDS encoding Ig-like domain-containing protein, with translation MKIIQLIIFFICFNLMMNAQIVADHTVVDQYNQIPQKYIDAVKTMLVSIAGESHSLAYRLGLVLLEEMDNTYQVEIYNMGSPSSETSQYLRMGRHMIAGEDIFFSEAGVAGIKDDISDQAATGNPFDVMGFGWCWDMTLGDEPGGLEDPVYQVRWAGRSSGSPEGSMRWGLDAEDQALTGNSVSMDTYLEAVESYNQHSTDNSYPTKWIYTTGPVDWPEHAGTENGFQREIKHDYIRAHVAGDASRILFDYADILCWSNSGEQNMAVWNDDGSPRPHAQIHPENMLDYDANWNLISFTEDGDHIGEVGALRLAKAMWWMLARIAGWDNEIAVSDIGLYATGDTSVMTGQQLQLLATVLPENATSQEIQWSVLQGSGTATISQDGLIRGGQPGEVRVLARALDGSGVADTLLVPVLDPLVPVSDILITTAGGETELPEGQSLQCFASVSPQEASNTTVLWSIVNESGTASVSGEGLVTGLTAGTVQVIAKAEDGSQVADTFSLSVVLPVIPVVNIIISSNGGATSVESGSSLLFSAEVLPEEASNPGVEWSVIDGSGTATITSSGFLIGRDPGTVTVLAAALDGSGVTDNFALDILPPVILVEEITIFSAGEITSLETGSTLQFSAQVLPEDASNSDILWSVINQTGSASISASGLLTAGNPGTVGIVATAADASGVDEIFYISITLPEVLVESIEIVSAGGVNSLESLRTLQFYANILPENASNKYLEWSVIEISGTASVDAGGLLTAGNTGLVQVIASARDGSGISGDYMLTILPAVVEVLSIEVTSAGNVSVLDTGDMLQLYANVSPFNASNKDVFWHVSSSAGSPVGSITSEGLFIALGEGEAEVLAIARDGSGAYGTFDLSISGLSPTGIEAAEGLISIYPNPGEGHFYVNLGEPETRQLFVISASGAVLLERKLEPGLQVLELDLSPQQPGLYFIQISSGKDVVVKPIIIAR, from the coding sequence ATGAAAATCATACAATTAATTATTTTCTTTATTTGTTTCAATTTGATGATGAATGCACAAATTGTGGCTGATCATACGGTAGTTGATCAATATAATCAAATACCTCAAAAATATATAGATGCGGTTAAGACCATGCTGGTTTCCATAGCCGGGGAGTCCCACTCTTTGGCTTACAGGCTGGGGTTGGTACTTCTTGAGGAGATGGACAATACCTACCAGGTGGAGATTTATAACATGGGTTCTCCTTCCTCCGAAACAAGTCAGTATCTCAGGATGGGCAGGCACATGATTGCCGGGGAAGATATCTTTTTCTCAGAGGCCGGTGTTGCCGGTATAAAGGATGATATCAGTGACCAGGCTGCCACAGGAAACCCTTTTGATGTGATGGGTTTTGGCTGGTGCTGGGACATGACCCTGGGAGATGAACCGGGAGGGCTTGAAGATCCGGTATATCAGGTTCGCTGGGCCGGCCGTTCCTCAGGAAGCCCCGAGGGAAGCATGCGATGGGGACTGGATGCTGAAGATCAGGCCCTGACAGGCAACAGTGTAAGCATGGATACTTATCTGGAAGCCGTGGAATCGTATAATCAGCACTCTACAGATAATTCTTACCCCACGAAATGGATATATACTACAGGTCCGGTGGACTGGCCCGAACATGCTGGCACTGAAAATGGCTTCCAGCGTGAGATTAAACATGATTATATCAGAGCCCATGTAGCCGGGGATGCCTCCAGGATATTATTTGACTATGCAGATATTTTGTGCTGGAGCAACAGTGGAGAACAGAACATGGCAGTCTGGAACGACGATGGAAGTCCCCGGCCCCATGCACAGATCCACCCTGAGAATATGCTGGATTACGACGCAAACTGGAACCTGATCTCTTTTACCGAGGACGGGGATCACATCGGTGAGGTGGGAGCTCTGCGCCTGGCCAAAGCCATGTGGTGGATGCTGGCCAGGATTGCAGGCTGGGATAACGAGATTGCGGTAAGCGATATCGGGCTTTATGCCACGGGGGATACAAGTGTTATGACGGGCCAACAGCTGCAGCTGCTGGCCACAGTTCTGCCTGAAAACGCTACCAGCCAGGAGATTCAGTGGAGCGTGCTCCAGGGTAGCGGGACGGCGACCATCAGCCAGGACGGATTGATCAGGGGCGGACAGCCCGGGGAAGTCCGGGTGCTTGCCAGGGCCCTCGACGGTTCGGGAGTTGCAGATACTCTTCTGGTGCCTGTCCTCGATCCGCTTGTTCCGGTAAGCGATATTCTGATTACCACCGCCGGGGGGGAGACTGAACTTCCGGAGGGACAAAGTCTTCAGTGCTTTGCCAGTGTGTCGCCCCAGGAGGCAAGCAATACCACGGTTCTCTGGAGCATCGTTAATGAAAGCGGGACAGCCAGTGTATCGGGGGAGGGACTGGTGACCGGCCTGACAGCCGGCACCGTTCAGGTGATTGCTAAAGCCGAAGATGGGTCACAGGTGGCAGACACTTTTTCTCTGAGTGTTGTCCTTCCTGTTATCCCGGTGGTAAACATAATCATATCTTCGAATGGCGGTGCCACAAGTGTGGAATCGGGATCCTCCCTGCTGTTCTCGGCTGAAGTGCTTCCCGAGGAAGCCAGCAATCCGGGAGTTGAATGGAGTGTTATCGATGGCAGCGGTACAGCCACCATAACAAGCAGTGGATTCCTGATAGGCAGAGATCCGGGTACCGTGACTGTTCTGGCGGCGGCCCTGGACGGTTCGGGTGTGACAGATAACTTTGCTTTAGACATTCTTCCACCGGTCATACTGGTGGAAGAAATCACCATATTTTCGGCGGGTGAAATTACAAGCCTGGAAACGGGATCGACACTGCAATTTTCGGCCCAGGTACTTCCGGAGGATGCCAGCAACTCGGATATCCTCTGGAGCGTAATCAACCAAACGGGAAGCGCCAGCATCAGTGCATCGGGACTATTAACGGCGGGGAATCCGGGAACTGTGGGCATTGTGGCCACTGCAGCTGACGCTTCCGGGGTGGATGAAATCTTTTATATATCGATTACATTACCCGAAGTCCTGGTAGAAAGCATTGAGATTGTTTCGGCAGGAGGTGTCAACAGCCTGGAATCGCTTCGTACCTTGCAGTTTTATGCAAACATCCTTCCGGAAAATGCCTCCAACAAGTATCTGGAATGGAGTGTTATTGAGATCTCCGGAACGGCCTCCGTGGATGCCGGGGGACTGCTTACTGCCGGGAATACGGGTTTGGTGCAGGTGATAGCCTCGGCCCGGGATGGTTCCGGAATAAGCGGAGACTATATGCTGACTATTCTGCCTGCAGTTGTTGAGGTCCTGAGCATTGAAGTGACTTCCGCCGGGAACGTTTCTGTGTTGGATACAGGGGATATGCTACAGCTTTATGCGAATGTTAGCCCGTTCAATGCAAGTAACAAGGATGTATTCTGGCACGTGAGCAGTTCTGCGGGCAGCCCGGTGGGTTCCATTACCTCGGAGGGTTTATTTATTGCCCTGGGCGAGGGAGAAGCGGAAGTCCTGGCCATTGCCCGGGATGGTTCGGGAGCTTACGGCACTTTTGATCTGAGCATCTCGGGACTTAGTCCCACAGGAATTGAGGCC
- the rfaD gene encoding ADP-glyceromanno-heptose 6-epimerase: MTGAAGFIGSNLITGLNAEGYYDLVLVDDFSRPDKERNYFGKQFKMLLDRREFCSWLRENHRQVQMVIHLGARTDTTETDWEVFLELNLDYSKAVYSLCVEFGLPLIYASSAATYGLGEQGYVDSHQVVPELKPLNPYGRSKNEFDRWVLEQEHKPFFWAGLKFFNVYGPNEYHKGRMASVVYHAFRQIQETGQMKLFRSHHPDYKDGEQARDFIYVKDVVPVIIFLMEKRPESGLYNLGTGKARTFSDLVSNTFRALDKKAVITFIDTPEDIRDTYQYFTEADMTKLREVGYIHAFTSLEEGISNYVKNYLIGKRNN, translated from the coding sequence GTGACTGGAGCAGCAGGCTTTATAGGCAGTAATCTGATCACCGGATTGAATGCTGAAGGGTATTACGACCTGGTGCTGGTGGATGATTTTTCCCGACCTGACAAAGAGCGGAATTACTTCGGGAAGCAGTTTAAAATGCTCCTGGACAGGAGGGAGTTCTGCAGCTGGCTCAGGGAAAATCACCGGCAGGTTCAGATGGTCATTCACCTGGGTGCCCGCACCGATACCACGGAGACTGACTGGGAAGTATTCCTGGAGCTGAACCTCGACTATTCAAAAGCGGTGTATTCTTTATGTGTGGAGTTTGGCCTGCCGCTGATCTATGCCAGCTCGGCAGCCACTTACGGATTGGGGGAACAGGGTTATGTGGATTCCCACCAGGTGGTTCCGGAGTTAAAACCGCTTAACCCATACGGACGCAGCAAGAATGAGTTCGACCGCTGGGTGCTGGAGCAGGAGCACAAGCCCTTCTTCTGGGCCGGACTGAAATTCTTCAATGTTTATGGGCCTAATGAGTACCACAAGGGCCGGATGGCATCTGTGGTTTACCATGCCTTCAGGCAGATTCAGGAAACCGGGCAAATGAAATTGTTCCGGTCGCATCATCCCGATTATAAGGATGGAGAGCAGGCCCGGGATTTTATTTATGTGAAGGATGTGGTCCCGGTCATCATTTTCCTGATGGAGAAACGGCCCGAAAGCGGATTGTATAATTTGGGTACCGGGAAAGCAAGAACCTTTAGCGATCTGGTAAGCAACACCTTTCGGGCATTGGATAAAAAGGCTGTAATCACGTTCATTGATACTCCCGAGGATATCCGGGATACCTACCAGTATTTCACTGAAGCGGATATGACTAAACTTAGAGAGGTGGGCTATATTCACGCATTTACCAGTTTGGAAGAAGGTATTTCCAATTATGTCAAGAATTATTTAATTGGGAAAAGAAATAATTAA
- the folE gene encoding GTP cyclohydrolase I FolE — protein sequence MEQINNGLGESQTGGYNRIERWDEETTSRITDYYAEILNLLGEDAQREGLKETPKRVAKSLQFLTQGYGTDPSDILKSAMFHEEYSEMVIVKDIELFSLCEHHMLPFIGKAHVAYIPNGRITGLSKIARVVDGYARRLQVQERLTVQIRDCIQDTLKPLGVAVVIEALHLCMVMRGVQKQHSVTTTSAFTGAFMNSDKTREEFIHLIGNKLH from the coding sequence ATGGAACAAATCAATAACGGCCTGGGTGAAAGCCAAACAGGCGGATACAACCGCATCGAAAGATGGGATGAGGAGACCACCTCCAGGATCACAGACTATTACGCAGAGATCCTGAACCTGCTGGGTGAGGATGCCCAGCGGGAAGGACTTAAAGAAACCCCGAAGAGGGTGGCAAAGTCCTTACAGTTCCTTACCCAGGGTTACGGGACAGATCCTTCCGATATTCTCAAGTCTGCCATGTTTCACGAAGAGTATTCCGAAATGGTCATCGTGAAGGATATCGAGCTCTTCTCTTTGTGCGAACATCATATGCTTCCCTTTATCGGGAAGGCACACGTGGCCTACATTCCCAACGGACGAATCACCGGCCTTAGTAAAATTGCCAGGGTCGTGGATGGCTATGCCCGAAGGCTGCAGGTGCAGGAAAGGCTAACGGTACAGATCAGGGACTGTATACAGGATACCTTAAAACCACTGGGTGTGGCGGTGGTCATCGAAGCCCTGCACCTTTGTATGGTCATGCGCGGTGTTCAGAAGCAGCATTCGGTTACCACCACCTCTGCTTTTACAGGCGCTTTCATGAATTCAGACA